The Calliopsis andreniformis isolate RMS-2024a chromosome 5, iyCalAndr_principal, whole genome shotgun sequence nucleotide sequence TACGTTAATCGTTGAAGAGAGGGAGGTATAGTGGGTAACAAGGGATTAATTGTAGAGTTAAATGGGGAAAACCGATTGAATCGAAAATTGGGAATCTAACGATCTATACTGCGCCTCCACCGGGTTCAGGAGCGATTCTAACTTTCATCATGAATGTTCTCCACGGATTGGTACCGACCGGCAACAAGGAAGTTATGTGGCAGAGGTTCGTCGAAACGTTCAAATGGGCTTATGCCAGAAGAACCGAACTAGCTGATCCTGACTATGTCCCAAATATTGGTGAGTGGATGCTTAACAGTATTGCACAGTGAGTCGTGATAATTCGATGCAAATAATAACAGTAGATTGATTGATCGTATCAAACTAATCGTGACACAGTATTGGGAACATTACTTCATAAGTTTGTGTAATTGTGACTTTAGATAAAATATCTGTGATAAGTTAAAGCTCAAAATGAACTTCTATGTATTGTCTTCTATCTATAGATACAATACGGGTGATAAGCAATCTTGATTGTTTTAACCTAACAAAGAATGTGTATGAATTCTACCATCATTTCGAAGATAGCGTGCGACTCGTTGACTTTATTTAACTTGCTTCTGCGTATAGAAGTTGTCGACGCTTAATGGAGATTAGCGAAGAGCAATTAACGTATCAACGGAAAATACTGCTGAACGCGACCGCGAATGGGATTCAGTGCGATTGTATATAACTTGTATATAACTTGTTGTGTCTTCGATTGAATTTTGAATGACCGATGCACGTTCCAGATACGATAGTGAGAAATTTGACATCATCCGAGTATGCGGATACGATTCGAGAAAGGATTAAAGACACCGAAACGAGCAACGATCCAAAACATTACGGTGCACAAACGTTCATAccagaggattcaggaacgtCGCACGTGTCTGTCCTCGCTCCCGATGGATCGGCCGTGTCGGTCACGTCCACTATAAATCAAGTGTACGATCAATTGCGTTACGTCTACTCTAGTAACTCTTTTTTCACTCATTCCTTTCTCTTCTGCAATCTGCTAGCGAAAAGGCAAAAGGCAGTCATTTTTTTAACATTATAACTTGATCCAATAGCTTCGGTGCAATGATACGCTCAAAATCGACAGGAATAATATTTAACGACGAAATGGATGACTTTAGTTCTCCAAATATAACTAACGGATTCGATCTTCCTGCCTCGCCGGCAAATTTTATTTATCCTGGGAAAAGACCTATGAGCTCCATGACCCCAACGATAGTTGTAAGTGTCATCTCGTTATAAATGTAGAAAACATCACCTATACTTACATTTAATCGTTCAACATCCATTGACtttgatttttttttttctaggtagataacaataataatgttCGTTTAGTAATCGGTGCTGCAGGTGGGACTAAAATTACTACTGGAGTTGCAATTGGAATGGTATTGAACCTGTGGTTAGGACATAATATAAAAGGAGCAATTGatgcacttagaattcatcatCAGGTTAGTTAAAATGCGAAAATTACATTTGGCTTATGTTATACAAATGATGTGGTGTTAAACAGATTTATTCGAAATTATAGTTGTTTCCAATGTACGTTCAAAACGAACAAGGATTTTCTCCGGATGTATTAAGTTATTTATCAAGCATTGGACATAATGTAACTACATTTTCGGGAATCGGAAGTGCCATTACAGCTGTTGCCAAAGAAAACGGCAAGATATTCGCATGTTCGGACTTCCGCAGAGAAGGTAGAACTGCCGGTTTTTAACATTTAAGTAACGATATATGTAAAGTATCTTGTTACAACGTGCGACATCTCTGTTTCACGTTCAtcgtgttattattatgaaaggCATTAGTAGAATAATTTAAGTATATACCACAAAAATGAACAAACTTTTCATCGCAATTTAAGGAGCAATAATATGTATGTTGGCAACTATGACCTTTTTATATATTCTAAAATGATTAGTGTATATACATGTTGTTTTATATTTCAtaagattttattaaatttgttgAGAGAAATAACTGTATTgtacaaaaataatatattaaaattgaaagATTTATAAAACCTAACGATACTTTTTATGCTGTTAATGTTATCACTGTAAATTCAAGCATTTTTATCTAGGAACTACTACTATCGCTTTCGGAAAGTCCAGCTTCAACTTTTACTTTTCTCACACACCGTTTCACTTTTTTTGTTTTGTACAAACCTTGTTTTGATTTTCTTAATATCTCAATAGCATGTAATTTTTTCTTCAAAGCGTCTGCTTTGTCCTTCTCCCTTTGCGGTATGCGTTCTTCGAGACTTTGCTCACCAGCAGTGGAAGTAGGAATAATTTTAGACTTGACAGAGTTAAGTACTACATTTATTTCGCTTGTTAATTCGTTCTTCTCCGAATGTTTCTTGCTACGGGACTTCGATATTCTTTTTTTACTCTCTTGCCGTTGCGTACTTTCTACACTTCCAGAGTCTTCTATGTTCTGATTGCTTAATCTCTGCACAGCTTTCCGAACTCGTGTACTCAGACTCATTTCGATCGATTTTGGAACAGTTTGTACTTTAAAATACGTATCTATTGATTTTTGCTTCTGTTTTTCTTCTAGCCTTTTCATAAGTGGTGTCATAATTTCATCAAATTTCATTTGATTCCAGCCGAATTTCTGCTTCGTGTAATTCAACAAAAGTATTGTATTGGGTTTACTCCAAGTGAAACCCTCTTTTGACTCATCCACTTTGGGAAAAAGATACGCCTGTGCAACGGCTTGACTAGGGAACCCTGTAAACCGAACAGTAATACATTAATCTCGTTGTGTACAGCAAAATATCGATTAATCTTATTACTGCGCCTTCATATATGTACCTTTAtggatttctacgttttgtaatTTATTTCGTAAAGTAGTTCTTCCAGGACCTGGGGCTTTACCGGTTTCAACCCATGAATAAAACTTTTCTAAACCCTGCAATAAATCGTCTCCttctgatggaaaagctgccaatATTTCTAAAGCGGTAACTGGACCAATACCGCTTACACCTACTGTATAATCACTGCCAACTAAAAGAGCTAGTCGTATCAATTCACTTCGTGTTAATTCTGCAAAATAatactatttttttaatttaaacagTCGACCATTTATTCTTTTTACTTGAAAAAAAGTAGTAAACTAACTGTAATGATGCTGTATGTCGCAGGAACGAAATTCAAGAACTTTTTTATTATTGTCGaagaaatttttataaacacatTGGCCTCCAAAAAGCCAAATATCTGAATCGTCTGTAATTGTACCGTCGGTAAGACGAATTTGTTCTAAATATGCACATTGTGCTTCAGCTTCCATGGGCGCGATAACATATGGTATaccgaataatcgtagtaattccTGCCGATGAAAAAAATTACATTCTTCTATACATTTCTGTAGTATCATTGACAACGTACCTGAGCTTCTACACGTATTTGTTCAGAAATATTGATGCCCTGTCGTTCTAATTTGCCAATGTTTGTCATTAATTCTGTTTGTTCATCCTCCAATTTTGCCTACAAACAACAAATACTCAataattaaattgtattttgctTTTATTTGTGCATAAATATAGCTCGATAGTTACATACTTTTAAAGATAATAGTTCATCTTCATTACTCGGTATATTCTCACTTGTATTGTCTTTTATATGTGAACTTTCCACGGTACTTTTTCTACAATCACTTATAATCTCTATACAGTTTGTTTCTTGTTCTTCATCCATTACCTCTTGTATATCCTtgctattaatatttatatcatTTTTCGTGATCTGTACTTCAGCGTTATCCAGTTTCGTTATATCAAATAATTGCTTATCTTTCCGCTCCTCTGTCCTTGATTCTACAAATACCTTTTTCCCTGATTCTACAAGCACCTCCTCTGGAattacttcttcttcttctgtttTCTCGTGATTCAAAGGATTCTTTATCAATTTCTTAGGACCTTCGTTGGATAACAATATATTCTGAGATTCTGTATCTACTCTGAATTCATTATTTGATTCAGTAAATACATCGGCAAACATATCATCTTCCATTTTTTGATCTGTTTTAAACGATATTAGAATACTTTGTTGCGAAGTATTTGTATTAACATTGGTGTTTGTTGCATCTTTTATTTCTATAAAGTCATCAGAATCTGAGTCGGCCGAACTTATCGCTATTGTTTCTATTGCTTTAATTTTCTCCTCATTTGGCATATTTAAAGTTGCAGAAAGTAATAAATCGTTGTTTGATTTGGAGCTTGATTCGAGTAATTCAGTTTGTTGCATTTGTAGCGATTCTGTTGTCTTTGTGGAATCGATTTTTGTAAATTCTTTGTTATCTTCAGATATTGAAGTAGAAGAATTTAACTCATTATCCTTCTTTTTAGAATTCTGTGGGTCTATACAGTCACTTTGTTTTAATTTTCTTGCTTTATCTTGTTCAAGAAGCGTAAGAATTTGTCCCTCGGTTAATCCGCTATACTCGAGCATGTACGTTAAAGCAGGattcatattatttttattgaaatacTTTTTAGCTAAAGATCGTGATTCATTTAGTTCCTCTTCTGATACTGAATCGCTATTTACATCCATTCTTAATTTGGAACTACTAATAGTGGTACTGTCAATTTCACTGTCCCATTCATCATCCAATTCGTATTCATTTATATCTTCACGAATTGATACAGTGTCGCTACAAGAGATAGCTACAGGTTTTATCGGTTCTTTTGTAACACTCatattattttcattaattGATTTGTCGTTATTATTAGTAGTAGTATTCTTGTTAAATGCATTTTTATCTGTAATATAAAgattacaaaaataataaactatAGAAGTGTATGTGAATTTGAACTTAAATAAAGAAAATGCTATAACATACCACTAATATAAATTAATCTGGTTGTATTATCTGCCGCAATGCGATAAGCACAATTACGGTCATTGGTAGTTATCCCCTGCTCAGTTAATAATTTCTCTAGTTCGTCTAGTGTAAGAGCTTTTCCACCCATTTCTTTTTCCGCAGATTCCAAACTTTGTTGAACTAATCTACGTTTTAATAAACGTTTCATTTGGAAGCCAGAAAATTCGTGCGATTCCTAAGCATAAACGTGTTTCAAATAAACAAGGAAAgtacataaatatatttatgcaaatgttaaaatgaataatttacttCAGGCATTTCGTGTAAACGACCCCACGAGTTTTGTTTTCTCGTCTCCTTGAGATCTGTGAGAATTTCATAACGCATGTCAGCTGGTAAAGCTCTAAATTCGGCACTAGTTACATCTACATGGTGAATATTTCCAATCCATTTAGTTTGTTTCCGTGGACTTAGCTCAATGGACGAATCAGAATCATAATCGTCGGAAACATTTAATTCTGCTTTGCTCGTGCTTGGCATGTTTGGTAATTTAAATATATCATCTATAGTCCGTTTGCTTGGTAACTTTATAGCTATTTCGGAAGAATCATTTGTAGCATTTTGATTTTCAGAATTAAGAACTGTCTTTACTGCAGAATGTTTTatcaaattattaattaaatctgTCCTCATCTGCTGGGCTTTATTCTTAGCCATAGATTTCTGCTTCCTGCGTAAAGTCTGTGAACAGAAAAGAATGAAAGCCTTGTTTCTCACTACCTGGTTCCCACAGCAGACTAATTAAGTACAGACACTATTGTAGTCAAGATAAAAGTACAGTTTCATTAATAGATGTAGACACGATGTTGCTATTTATAAacttaaattaaataaaattcaatttcttaTAACACATGAGAAaacatatttatattttctatttatattttgttgaaCAGCTATATCAGAAATATACTTACTATTGTATCTTTCTTAAGTAATGGTACACCACCATCAAAAACAAACACTGGTTTAATTTTGTAATACAAGAGCTTGCATATTCTACTATATAATCCTATGAGGTGCGCATTAGGTTTAGGGTTGCCAAAACGGTCTTGATATCCTTGTAACACTTGGTGGATCCAAATCGATACATCTAAATAATTAAAGGTTGATTCATTTCTAATCAAAGtcaatatttatataattgTAAGTACAAACAATAAAAGTACGCATTTACCAACAGCTAATATTTTTCCTTCAAGTGTCTCTAATGGAACTTGTTTCCCTGTTGCATCTAATAAACGCCAAAGGCCATAAACACCCATTCTGGACTATAGGAAATCTATAAAAAAGATACATTTACTGAAATAAGCTAGTAAAATGCTATCACTAATATTGCTGCTTCTATTAAGAATGAAAGTTCAAAGATATAAATTCCACTGCATTAAATGCAATTTGTTATAGAAAAATATGTATATCTAAAAAGAAATCAGTTTTTTAAAAACAAGTTTTTCCTTGAATCATTTGTAACCTATAAAGTAGATAAACGCCAATGAAGAATAATTTACGAAATACTTGATacttaaacaaataatttcacttACAACTGTTGCATATTCCAATTTTTCAAACTATTGATCTGTTAATTTTATAACGAACTTTTACACAATTTGACATCCGTACTGTACCGGCCAGCTGATAATAGTACAGAAGTAATCCGTTCGAATGAGACATTGAGCGGAACGTGCGCATGACGTTCGCATTCGTGATATATAGATATGCATACGTAGCATACATAAATACATACCATACATACGTTGTGTATTATGACACTCTTCTTCACAAACAATTGAATTTCTTCGTAATTATTTAAGAAAAACAAACGTAATAAAATAGTTGGATATGCATATATGTGTGTTGTTATATGTATGTTAATAAACATATCTGTTTCAATCATGCAAATCTATATTTTATCTTCGCTAAATTTTCCACGTATTATTTATATAGTGCGGCCTACTTTCGTCGTAATTATTTTCGTAAAATGACACAACCAAATTTAGAATAGTGACTACGTTTTAACATGTAATGCACGTTGAATGCAGTGTCGTCGAGTTACCCATTACGATTTCCAGCATAAAAATGATAAATGTTTATGTTGTAGTTCTCATTTATATTTGATCCTTAATCGTTTGAGAAAAAATAACGCATTTGAATGATGCAAATAAGCATACAGTTAATGAATGGAATTAAAGAATGGCAAAAAGAATTAATAGAAATGTTGAGAAATACGTATAGATATTGTTGACCCAAATAAAGTTTTTCTCTGGCAGGAAATAAAAAGTAAACACACAGAACGTTAATTTGCTAGCCGTGCACTTGTCCTACATGTATTACACAGTGCGTATCAACTTGTTGGTCACATTTGTGTGACTTGTCTCTACAAGTACGGTAACTTAATATATGAAATATATTTATGTGTACCTCGTGTATTCCACGCGCATGTATGCACTCATAGCTATAATGTTATATATCGTATCGTCATCATCAGAGAAGCGAAGTGAGGTAGAGGCCACCCACTCTTTCCCACAGCAGGTTTTTCCCACGCCCCCCAGGGTAACCCCAACATCCTTTTGCGGCAGCAATTCCACGGCACCTACGGGGCAGAGGGGAGTAGCACACATCAGGTGGGGAACAAGAGGGGAACTGGAGGCGCTTGGGTCGACCAGGCCATTGTACAACAGTAAAACAATAGAATCTGCAGTTCAGTGACGTAACTAATCACTTAAGCCCCGTAACAACAACAGACATACttgaaatgaaatttttcaCGAATTTCAAGTCGGTGTTGAAACTTTTTAAATCGATTGCAAGTTATATACTTATTTTCTTTTTACAAAATTCCAAGTATAAATTTGTGAAAAATTACAGAGATAATTCGGCGAATGGTAATATACTTTCTTTTTTTCCTTTAATCttctttttttacatatttaagtTTTGATTAAAAAATAGTGAAACGTATGCCTGATTTGAAGTATTCTAACGGCACATAGAAAATCATGCTTTCAAGGTCTTTGGTATATTCTATAGGTACGTTCCTGCAACAGCCACTTACGCGCGGTAGTAATAACTCTACGTTGTCGGTTCGAACTTAGTTACTCGGTAAATAGCGTCGAGGAAGGTTGTCTGCTTTTCGAATCGATTCGTCAGAACGAGCGTtcgtcatttttaattcatctgACATTAAAGGGGTTAAAAGATGTTCTCGAATATGCAATTTATATCGAACTTGTGATTGTATGAAATTTAAACGAGTGCTCGTAGGTGTTACGTCGTACCTATCTCAGATTTAAAGTGGCGCGCGCGACAAAATCACTTTCGAGAGTTGGTAGGACTGTTCGGAAAATTTGGAAAGTGAACAGGTGTTTTTTGAATGGATTAGGGAGAATAGTCAACGAGGACGCAAAAGGATTTGCAAATGGTGAAGAATCGACGGTCGGTAGAATATTTGTGATCTAATGACAATTTCAAAAATGCATTGGGATTTATGTTCGGATTTGAGCTATTACAGAAAATGAGGTGAGTGCAAATAACGTAACCTGTTTCTGTTCGGTGTAACCTTCCCTACGCCGAAAAGGTAAATAAACGATTACTAGTATGCTAATAATTGTTGTAAGGCAGCTATCACAGACACTTCTTATTCTCAAAACATCCTTAGCTCATTTTTTATGCTGAACTTTATACAGAAATCAAAGACTTTCTTCTATTTCTGTTATCAAAATGTCTGAATAAGTCTGTATTCTGAAGATATTTCTTTCTTGGAAAACCTTCTGTATTTAATTATTTGTTTATgcgttattttaaattattgagATAAGTCTCATGCATAAACATAGTCATGTGCATAAAACTATCATACGTAAAACTTTCAAGAGCCAAAGCAATTGCATTGAAGTGCATTGAATTGCATTGAGTAATGTACgtatat carries:
- the LOC143179006 gene encoding scoloptoxin SSD14 isoform X3; the protein is MTIWDARTKTADYLDARETAPALAHKDMFQGDADLAMYGGLAVAVPGELRGYWEAHQKYGRLPWSDLFEPTISLCAVGSRVNNYLAAYLSRKESMIKAESSLAEILVNPATNATWKVDDRIKRPRLAETLKLIAKYGPDIFYNGTIADNLVKEIKAFNGIIDKEDLRNYRVKWGKPIESKIGNLTIYTAPPPGSGAILTFIMNVLHGLVPTGNKEVMWQRFVETFKWAYARRTELADPDYVPNIDTIVRNLTSSEYADTIRERIKDTETSNDPKHYGAQTFIPEDSGTSHVSVLAPDGSAVSVTSTINQVFGAMIRSKSTGIIFNDEMDDFSSPNITNGFDLPASPANFIYPGKRPMSSMTPTIVVDNNNNVRLVIGAAGGTKITTGVAIGMVLNLWLGHNIKGAIDALRIHHQLFPMYVQNEQGFSPDVLSYLSSIGHNVTTFSGIGSAITAVAKENGKIFACSDFRREGRTAGF
- the LOC143179006 gene encoding glutathione hydrolase 1 proenzyme isoform X2 — encoded protein: MIGLKKKTVLIVGVSIVIVLALIIAVIIVIVSNKSENGEDTRNVEDFGVYGKGAVSTNGRECAQIGADILARDGSAVDAAIAALLCEGVASLHSMGLGGGFLMTIWDARTKTADYLDARETAPALAHKDMFQGDADLAMYGGLAVAVPGELRGYWEAHQKYGRLPWSDLFEPTISLCAVGSRVNNYLAAYLSRKESMIKAESSLAEILVNPATNATWKVDDRIKRPRLAETLKLIAKYGPDIFYNGTIADNLVKEIKAFNGIIDKEDLRNYRVKWGKPIESKIGNLTIYTAPPPGSGAILTFIMNVLHGLVPTGNKEVMWQRFVETFKWAYARRTELADPDYVPNIVRNLTSSEYADTIRERIKDTETSNDPKHYGAQTFIPEDSGTSHVSVLAPDGSAVSVTSTINQVFGAMIRSKSTGIIFNDEMDDFSSPNITNGFDLPASPANFIYPGKRPMSSMTPTIVVDNNNNVRLVIGAAGGTKITTGVAIGMVLNLWLGHNIKGAIDALRIHHQLFPMYVQNEQGFSPDVLSYLSSIGHNVTTFSGIGSAITAVAKENGKIFACSDFRREGRTAGF
- the Mus201 gene encoding rad2 superfamily protein mus201 is translated as MGVYGLWRLLDATGKQVPLETLEGKILAVDVSIWIHQVLQGYQDRFGNPKPNAHLIGLYSRICKLLYYKIKPVFVFDGGVPLLKKDTITLRRKQKSMAKNKAQQMRTDLINNLIKHSAVKTVLNSENQNATNDSSEIAIKLPSKRTIDDIFKLPNMPSTSKAELNVSDDYDSDSSIELSPRKQTKWIGNIHHVDVTSAEFRALPADMRYEILTDLKETRKQNSWGRLHEMPEESHEFSGFQMKRLLKRRLVQQSLESAEKEMGGKALTLDELEKLLTEQGITTNDRNCAYRIAADNTTRLIYISDKNAFNKNTTTNNNDKSINENNMSVTKEPIKPVAISCSDTVSIREDINEYELDDEWDSEIDSTTISSSKLRMDVNSDSVSEEELNESRSLAKKYFNKNNMNPALTYMLEYSGLTEGQILTLLEQDKARKLKQSDCIDPQNSKKKDNELNSSTSISEDNKEFTKIDSTKTTESLQMQQTELLESSSKSNNDLLLSATLNMPNEEKIKAIETIAISSADSDSDDFIEIKDATNTNVNTNTSQQSILISFKTDQKMEDDMFADVFTESNNEFRVDTESQNILLSNEGPKKLIKNPLNHEKTEEEEVIPEEVLVESGKKVFVESRTEERKDKQLFDITKLDNAEVQITKNDININSKDIQEVMDEEQETNCIEIISDCRKSTVESSHIKDNTSENIPSNEDELLSLKAKLEDEQTELMTNIGKLERQGINISEQIRVEAQELLRLFGIPYVIAPMEAEAQCAYLEQIRLTDGTITDDSDIWLFGGQCVYKNFFDNNKKVLEFRSCDIQHHYKLTRSELIRLALLVGSDYTVGVSGIGPVTALEILAAFPSEGDDLLQGLEKFYSWVETGKAPGPGRTTLRNKLQNVEIHKGFPSQAVAQAYLFPKVDESKEGFTWSKPNTILLLNYTKQKFGWNQMKFDEIMTPLMKRLEEKQKQKSIDTYFKVQTVPKSIEMSLSTRVRKAVQRLSNQNIEDSGSVESTQRQESKKRISKSRSKKHSEKNELTSEINVVLNSVKSKIIPTSTAGEQSLEERIPQREKDKADALKKKLHAIEILRKSKQGLYKTKKVKRCVRKVKVEAGLSESDSSSS
- the LOC143179006 gene encoding glutathione hydrolase 1 proenzyme isoform X1, whose protein sequence is MIGLKKKTVLIVGVSIVIVLALIIAVIIVIVSNKSENGEDTRNVEDFGVYGKGAVSTNGRECAQIGADILARDGSAVDAAIAALLCEGVASLHSMGLGGGFLMTIWDARTKTADYLDARETAPALAHKDMFQGDADLAMYGGLAVAVPGELRGYWEAHQKYGRLPWSDLFEPTISLCAVGSRVNNYLAAYLSRKESMIKAESSLAEILVNPATNATWKVDDRIKRPRLAETLKLIAKYGPDIFYNGTIADNLVKEIKAFNGIIDKEDLRNYRVKWGKPIESKIGNLTIYTAPPPGSGAILTFIMNVLHGLVPTGNKEVMWQRFVETFKWAYARRTELADPDYVPNIDTIVRNLTSSEYADTIRERIKDTETSNDPKHYGAQTFIPEDSGTSHVSVLAPDGSAVSVTSTINQVFGAMIRSKSTGIIFNDEMDDFSSPNITNGFDLPASPANFIYPGKRPMSSMTPTIVVDNNNNVRLVIGAAGGTKITTGVAIGMVLNLWLGHNIKGAIDALRIHHQLFPMYVQNEQGFSPDVLSYLSSIGHNVTTFSGIGSAITAVAKENGKIFACSDFRREGRTAGF